A section of the Amblyomma americanum isolate KBUSLIRL-KWMA chromosome 2, ASM5285725v1, whole genome shotgun sequence genome encodes:
- the LOC144119538 gene encoding uncharacterized protein LOC144119538 has translation MSQRPTLHPRIPEWHVDAVGGGDRLGGRLQHLLRDPVAVVQESVAALGQCVEGHEDHVAEAVQPRHAVLLDPTAQHAHQRPAGEQLRAVDAHPVTLGSCCKAMQSWSEFARPERRTACR, from the coding sequence ATGTCGCAGAGACCGACATTGCATCCTCGCATACCCGAGTGGCACGTGGATGCCGTAGGTGGTGGTGACCGACTTGGCGGCCGCCTCCAGCACCTCCTGCGTGATCCTGTGGCCGTCGTCCAGGAGAGTGTCGCCGCCCTTGGGCAGTGCGTAGAAGGGCACGAAGACCACGTCGCAGAGGCCGTCCAGCCTCGTCACGCCGTACTCCTGGACCCGACCGCCCAGCACGCACACCAGAGACCGGCCGGGGAGCAGCTTCGGGCCGTCGACGCGCACCCtgtcaccctggggagctgctgCAAAGCCATGCAGTCTTGGTCAGAATTTGCCAGGCCAGAGCGCAG